The sequence CTAAAGCCCTTTTCTCGGTACCCATAGTATTGGTATCACTGGTAGACAGGGACAGACAATGGTTTAAATCCAGGCAGGGTCTGGATGCCACAGAAACCCCCCGCGATATTTCTTTTTGCGGCCATGCCATCTTGCAGCACCAGCTTTTTGTTGTTGAAAATGCACTCGAAGATCCCCGTTTCAGCGACAACCCTCTGGTTGTCGGAGCACCACATATCCGCTTTTATGCCGGCGCGCCAATTCGGGACGAAGGGGGCTACAACCTGGGGACACTATGTCTTATTGGCACCGAACCGCAGCAGCTCAGTAAAAAGCAACAAAGCATGCTGCGGGATTTGGCAGTGTTAGTAGAAAAGGAAATTCAGTATCAGGATGTGCGCAGGCTAAACCGTCAGTTACGGGAGAGTCGCGATCAATATGCGTCGCTGGTGGAAAATATCCCCGGTATTACCTATCGCTGTTTGCATGATAAAAGCTGGACAATGTTGTTTATGAGTCGCGAGATCGATCCGCTGACCGGCTATCCTGTCAGCGACTTTATTCAGAACGCGAAACGAAGTTATGCCAGTCTGATCCCTGAAGAATATCATCAATATTTGAGTGATATGGTAGACAAGGCTATTGCGCAGAAAGACGCCTGGCATATTGAGTACCCGATACGACATGCCGACGGAAAGCTTCGATGGATAGAGGAGCGCGGTAATGCCATCTATGATGAGGACGATAATGTCAGTTGCCTGCAAGGCTTTTTGCTGGATATCAGCCGCGAAAAAGCCGCCAGAGATAAGTTACAGCGTCAGAACCAGGCGTTGAATTTGCTCAATAAGATCAGTTTTGAACTCAGTGGTGAGCTCCAACAGGTCATTGAGCGGGCATTAAAGCTTGGCTGTGAATTCTTAAATATGGATATGGCCATTGTCAGTGAAGTTCTGGCGCAAACCTATGTGGTCCGTTGGTTTCATAGCCATGAGCCCGGCCAGTTGCATCACGAACAACGCTTCGCTCTGGCTGAGACATATTGTGATATTACGCTTAGCCAGGGGAAGCAGGTGGCCATAGCGCATATGCGCGAATCGGCCTTCAGTTCACACCGTTGTTATCAGACTTTTGGTATGGAGAGCTATATTGCTCAACCGCTAAAGGTGGATGGCAAACTCTTCGGTACCCTGAACTTTACCTCTGCCAGTCCAAGACTCGGGGGGTTTGATGAAATCGACCGACTTTTTGTCAGTTTACTGGAGCGCTGGCTGGGGGCAAAACTCGACTGGCATCAGCAGCGCCGCAAACTGAAAAATCTGGTGGAGCAGGTGCCGGGGATGATCTATCAGTATCGACAATGGCCTGATGGTCGGATTTCACTGCCTTATGCCAGTCCCGGTATTGAGGAAATCTACGGATTAACAGCACAAGAACTGGAGCACGATGCCTCAGC comes from Lacimicrobium alkaliphilum and encodes:
- a CDS encoding PAS domain-containing protein, producing MQPPAIPENEQLRLRALVESGLLDSAPEERFDRLTAMAKALFSVPIVLVSLVDRDRQWFKSRQGLDATETPRDISFCGHAILQHQLFVVENALEDPRFSDNPLVVGAPHIRFYAGAPIRDEGGYNLGTLCLIGTEPQQLSKKQQSMLRDLAVLVEKEIQYQDVRRLNRQLRESRDQYASLVENIPGITYRCLHDKSWTMLFMSREIDPLTGYPVSDFIQNAKRSYASLIPEEYHQYLSDMVDKAIAQKDAWHIEYPIRHADGKLRWIEERGNAIYDEDDNVSCLQGFLLDISREKAARDKLQRQNQALNLLNKISFELSGELQQVIERALKLGCEFLNMDMAIVSEVLAQTYVVRWFHSHEPGQLHHEQRFALAETYCDITLSQGKQVAIAHMRESAFSSHRCYQTFGMESYIAQPLKVDGKLFGTLNFTSASPRLGGFDEIDRLFVSLLERWLGAKLDWHQQRRKLKNLVEQVPGMIYQYRQWPDGRISLPYASPGIEEIYGLTAQELEHDASALYSRIHNEDVERVSQGIAQSQQQLSLWHQQYRITNAAGEVEWIEGRAVPVRLEDGSTDWYGYIASIQAAKQIELTLESSEQRLRALFELSPIGIALIDFSTARLLDCNAALLHPSGYRRGELLELHMMDLVPPDYQYLRHQILEQLQSQGRFDPVEAELQCKGGRTYPIRLQGVKITDQEQNPLLWCLVEDISEHKRIERMQKEFIATVSHELRTPLTSIKGALSLLGGGMVENLPEKAKSLLSAAYRNSNHLGELIDDILDLEKLTAGAMIFDTQTLQVSEVMREAKELYQHYGQKRGIRVRLLQPEGGHHVRADKKRLLQALGNLLSNAIKFSPEQDEVTVSVINEQQQVRILVQDQGPGIAEAFKDRIFSRFAQADSSDTRKKGGTGLGLAITRELMEQMGGSVDFVSVPGQGTTFWLQLPQAEQQLES